The Pseudophaeobacter arcticus DSM 23566 genome includes a region encoding these proteins:
- a CDS encoding TetR/AcrR family transcriptional regulator: MLEQISTSKSEILDAAAHCFMTLGVESASVDDIAAQLGSTKGRIYHHFPSKGALLAAVQLRAAGFTYRAVEGLIDVSLPAVKSLDKMARGHIYEVLNSLAYHKVILQTYTGGTQSKKVKGVEQGLQEQLRTGQRQYEMLFRTEVARGISEGSFKDRNLTVAVAGLMLILNSPVFWFRPERGASQEFIDTIARDISSMALASLRA; this comes from the coding sequence ATGTTAGAACAGATCAGCACTTCAAAAAGCGAGATCCTGGATGCCGCCGCCCATTGCTTCATGACATTGGGCGTCGAAAGCGCCTCGGTGGATGATATCGCGGCGCAGCTGGGGTCTACCAAGGGGCGGATCTACCATCACTTCCCATCCAAAGGCGCCCTGCTTGCAGCGGTGCAACTGCGGGCAGCCGGTTTTACCTACAGAGCCGTTGAGGGGCTTATTGATGTCAGCCTGCCGGCGGTCAAATCGCTCGACAAGATGGCCCGCGGTCACATCTACGAAGTGTTGAACTCGCTGGCCTACCACAAGGTCATCCTGCAAACCTACACCGGCGGCACCCAGTCCAAAAAAGTGAAGGGTGTCGAACAGGGTCTTCAGGAGCAGCTTCGCACCGGACAACGCCAGTATGAAATGCTGTTTCGAACCGAAGTGGCGCGCGGTATTTCAGAAGGCAGCTTTAAAGACCGCAACCTGACCGTCGCTGTGGCTGGCCTGATGCTGATCCTCAACTCACCAGTATTCTGGTTCCGGCCTGAACGCGGCGCCTCGCAGGAGTTTATTGACACAATTGCCCGCGATATCAGCAGCATGGCGCTGGCCAGCCTGCGCGCCTGA
- a CDS encoding branched-chain amino acid ABC transporter permease: MEVLQLLISGLANGCVYGLIALGFVLIYKATEAVNFAQGDFMMIGAFVSLGLTNAEYMHLPFWVAAPLTISIMAVFGYLLDLFVLRHLFGQNQTAVVILTIAMGFVLRFIAGLIWGHEPQTLESPLALGDLHIGSVVLGMADLAIIVVTFLLTWFLYQFFQRTKLGLAMQAASQNQMAAYFMGIPVKRVQGLIWGLSGATAAVAGILFASKGAIDPNAGLLGIKAFAAAVIGGFGSLPGALAGGLIVGVIEPFAARYLAAGYSQIAPYALLLAVLIFRPHGLFSQVRVKKV; the protein is encoded by the coding sequence TTGGAAGTATTGCAGCTCTTGATCAGTGGGCTTGCGAATGGCTGTGTCTACGGCCTGATCGCACTTGGGTTCGTCTTGATCTACAAAGCCACTGAGGCGGTGAATTTCGCCCAGGGTGACTTTATGATGATAGGGGCTTTTGTGAGCCTTGGTCTGACCAATGCAGAATACATGCATTTGCCATTCTGGGTCGCCGCGCCACTGACGATTTCAATCATGGCGGTGTTTGGCTATCTGCTGGACCTTTTTGTTCTGCGCCATCTCTTTGGCCAGAACCAGACAGCAGTGGTGATCCTGACGATTGCCATGGGGTTTGTCCTGCGCTTTATCGCCGGGTTGATCTGGGGGCATGAACCTCAAACCCTGGAAAGCCCTCTGGCGCTTGGAGATCTACATATCGGCAGCGTTGTCCTTGGTATGGCGGATCTTGCCATCATCGTCGTGACCTTCCTGTTGACCTGGTTCCTGTACCAGTTCTTCCAGCGTACCAAGCTAGGGCTGGCGATGCAGGCGGCAAGTCAAAACCAGATGGCGGCCTACTTCATGGGTATTCCGGTCAAGCGCGTCCAGGGGCTGATCTGGGGGCTGTCCGGTGCCACGGCTGCGGTTGCGGGTATTCTGTTTGCTTCCAAAGGCGCCATTGACCCGAATGCTGGTTTGCTGGGGATCAAGGCCTTTGCAGCAGCGGTGATTGGCGGCTTTGGCTCGCTTCCCGGTGCCCTGGCTGGTGGTCTTATCGTTGGGGTGATCGAACCCTTTGCGGCGCGGTACTTGGCTGCCGGCTACTCACAAATTGCGCCCTATGCCCTGTTGCTGGCTGTGCTGATCTTCAGGCCTCACGGTTTGTTCAGCCAGGTCCGCGTGAAGAAGGTATAA
- a CDS encoding branched-chain amino acid ABC transporter permease, with translation MRIHFKTSYQHDIRLFPDRWTFCVYGALLALAFGLPYLLDEFYLGEVTNVLIWAIAGLGLMLLTGQTGQASLGHAAFLAIGCYANTILIEQGVPFIIAFPLAGVITGFVGVLIAVPVLRLHGIYLAIATIALSVLADDIIVLTEHWSGGVSGKFPEMINIFGFEIERWSMPSRFYYLVLVVTIICTLFYRNLLRSPLGRAFAAVRDSEVSATAMGVHIARTKGKAFGLSCMITGWAGALMGYYAGTFNNETFSLVISITLLMMIVIGGLGSIHGAFFGAVVVAFLPQALSILKDNVVGSGVAIPGLETGVFGLILILFILFEPMGIYGRWLKIRTWFELFPFARKDMFRRQKSYLKTERLR, from the coding sequence ATGCGTATTCATTTCAAAACATCCTACCAGCACGACATTCGACTATTCCCGGACCGCTGGACGTTCTGTGTCTATGGCGCTCTCTTGGCGCTGGCCTTTGGGCTGCCTTATCTGCTGGATGAGTTCTATTTGGGCGAGGTCACCAACGTGTTGATCTGGGCTATTGCCGGGCTCGGCCTGATGCTGCTGACTGGCCAGACCGGTCAGGCGAGCCTGGGCCACGCCGCGTTTCTGGCGATCGGCTGCTATGCCAATACCATCCTGATCGAACAGGGCGTGCCCTTTATCATCGCCTTCCCGCTGGCGGGGGTTATCACGGGTTTTGTCGGCGTGTTGATTGCGGTTCCGGTGCTGCGGTTGCACGGCATCTATCTGGCGATTGCCACCATTGCCCTGTCGGTTCTGGCTGATGACATCATTGTTCTGACCGAACACTGGAGCGGTGGTGTTTCTGGTAAGTTCCCGGAGATGATCAACATCTTTGGGTTTGAGATCGAACGCTGGTCGATGCCCTCGCGCTTTTACTACCTGGTCCTGGTGGTCACCATCATCTGCACGCTGTTTTATCGCAATTTGCTGCGCTCGCCGCTGGGGCGTGCCTTTGCTGCGGTGCGTGACAGCGAGGTTTCGGCCACTGCCATGGGCGTGCATATTGCCCGCACCAAGGGCAAGGCCTTTGGTCTCTCCTGCATGATCACCGGCTGGGCCGGCGCCTTGATGGGCTATTACGCGGGCACCTTCAACAACGAGACGTTCAGCCTGGTGATTTCCATCACCCTGTTGATGATGATCGTGATTGGCGGGCTCGGATCCATTCACGGGGCCTTCTTTGGCGCCGTGGTTGTCGCCTTTCTGCCGCAGGCGCTGTCGATCCTGAAGGACAATGTCGTGGGCAGTGGTGTCGCTATCCCGGGGCTTGAGACAGGCGTCTTTGGCCTGATCCTGATCCTGTTCATCCTGTTTGAGCCGATGGGGATTTACGGGCGATGGCTTAAGATCCGCACCTGGTTCGAGCTGTTCCCATTTGCGCGTAAGGACATGTTCCGCCGCCAGAAATCCTACCTGAAGACGGAGCGTCTGAGATGA
- a CDS encoding ABC transporter ATP-binding protein has product MSLLEIKNATLKFGGVVAVNNLSFSVEEGEVYAIVGPNGAGKSTAFNLISRFYEPFAGTFTFDGNNLLERDADQVADLGIARTFQNIELFEHATVLQNLLVGRHRHRKTTLLEEMFFTPRVRREEERHREAVEEVIDFLDLQPYRNKMIAGLPYGVRKVVELGRALASKPRLLLLDEPASGLSVEETQDMRWWIDDIRKQMGITVLMVEHDMGLVSGVSDRVLALADGAKLAEGTPAEVQANPAVIEAYLGAGAV; this is encoded by the coding sequence ATGAGCCTTTTGGAAATCAAAAATGCCACGCTCAAGTTTGGTGGCGTGGTGGCGGTCAATAATCTCAGCTTCTCGGTTGAAGAGGGTGAAGTCTACGCCATCGTCGGGCCAAATGGCGCGGGTAAATCTACTGCCTTTAACCTGATTTCGCGCTTTTATGAGCCTTTTGCCGGCACATTCACCTTTGACGGCAACAACCTGCTGGAGCGGGACGCAGATCAGGTTGCCGATCTTGGCATTGCCCGGACCTTTCAGAATATCGAGCTGTTCGAGCATGCAACGGTGCTGCAAAACCTGCTGGTGGGGCGGCATCGCCATCGCAAGACCACGCTGCTGGAAGAGATGTTCTTTACGCCGCGTGTCCGCCGCGAAGAAGAGCGCCACCGCGAAGCGGTTGAGGAGGTGATCGATTTTCTCGATCTGCAGCCTTACCGGAACAAGATGATCGCCGGGCTGCCCTATGGGGTGCGCAAGGTGGTTGAGCTGGGGCGTGCGCTAGCCTCAAAACCGCGCCTGCTTTTGCTGGATGAGCCCGCTTCGGGCCTGTCAGTCGAGGAAACCCAGGATATGCGCTGGTGGATTGATGATATCCGCAAACAGATGGGGATCACCGTTTTGATGGTGGAACATGACATGGGGCTGGTCTCTGGGGTGTCTGACAGGGTGCTGGCCCTGGCGGATGGCGCCAAACTGGCCGAGGGCACACCGGCAGAGGTCCAGGCCAATCCGGCTGTGATTGAGGCCTATCTTGGGGCGGGGGCAGTCTAA
- a CDS encoding ABC transporter ATP-binding protein produces the protein MGEPLLEIKNLESFYGPIMAIRGVSLKVDKGQIVTVLGANGAGKSTLLKTISGIMDPEKGEVLFNGKPIQGQEPHRIVEHGIVHVPEGREVFPLLTVDENLSLGAYTRSDKAEIERDRQMVFDYFPILAERRNQEAGTLSGGQQQMLAIGRGLMLRPQIMLLDEPSLGLSPLLVQEIFAILRRLNTEEHVTMMLVEQNARIALDLADVGYVMEIGRIVMDGSADRLMESEDIKSFYLGHQEEGQRGEKRWKRKKTWR, from the coding sequence ATGGGTGAACCTTTGCTGGAAATCAAAAACCTCGAAAGTTTTTATGGGCCGATCATGGCCATTCGGGGCGTGTCGCTAAAGGTCGACAAGGGGCAGATCGTCACTGTGTTGGGTGCAAATGGGGCCGGGAAATCGACCTTGTTGAAAACCATCTCGGGCATCATGGATCCTGAAAAGGGTGAGGTGCTGTTCAACGGCAAGCCCATTCAGGGCCAGGAACCGCATCGCATCGTTGAACATGGCATCGTGCATGTTCCCGAGGGGCGCGAGGTTTTCCCGCTTCTTACGGTCGACGAGAACCTCAGCCTTGGCGCCTATACCCGCTCAGACAAGGCCGAGATCGAGCGCGACCGCCAGATGGTCTTTGACTATTTCCCAATTCTGGCTGAACGTCGGAACCAGGAGGCAGGCACCTTGTCGGGGGGGCAACAGCAGATGCTGGCAATTGGGCGCGGGCTGATGCTGCGGCCGCAGATCATGCTGCTGGATGAGCCGAGCCTGGGTCTGTCGCCGCTGCTGGTGCAGGAAATCTTTGCCATTCTGCGGCGTCTCAACACCGAAGAGCATGTGACCATGATGCTGGTGGAGCAAAACGCCCGTATAGCGCTGGATCTGGCGGATGTGGGCTATGTGATGGAGATCGGCCGGATCGTGATGGATGGCTCCGCTGATCGCCTGATGGAAAGCGAGGATATCAAGTCTTTCTACCTGGGCCATCAGGAAGAGGGCCAGCGCGGCGAGAAGCGCTGGAAACGCAAGAAAACGTGGCGCTAG
- a CDS encoding AMP-dependent synthetase/ligase → MNIQVGKQTGLAQIEINGVSYNSEPGQRPVLVDGCDTIPKLFQTRCMALRDRTAHREKDMGIWKSFSWTTYWEQSKWIGLGLVSLGLRRGEVVSILSEDRREWLYTDMGVQGVGGIASGVYTTDSASQLAYLVNDSGSRFLFVENDEQLDKYLEIADQVPDLAKVIIYDRDGLHDLQQDKCMFIEDLIALGKAYEAKIPGAFEVEIAKSRPEDTAMLIYTSGTTGMPKGAMLGHENIMASIEAGARALAVDPEDEQLCFLPLCHILERNVSVYFPLAASSTVNFAESPETVFDNMQEVSPATFFAVPRVWEKIYSRVLVLAQEATPMGRWAFQQAMKAGQARAEYVMVGKEPPAGVAASYAFWDFMVLRNLRRMLGMDKMRRGGTGAAPISPELLKWYWSIGVPLIEGYGMTENAGIATINTLEHNMPGSVGRPVPGVGLRIAEDGEIQTLGLNNFQGYWRNNEKTAETFTADGWLRTGDVGRVDEAGNLTITGRIKDIIITAGGKNITPAEIESRLKFSHYIADAVVIGDGRKYLSCLIMIDQENVEKLAQDRKIPFSDFASLCAAEEVLAQIGKEVEAVNKDFARVEQIKDFRLINVLLTAEDDELTATMKLKRGFVEKKHKALIDDMY, encoded by the coding sequence ATGAATATTCAAGTCGGAAAACAGACCGGGCTCGCCCAGATCGAAATCAATGGCGTCTCCTACAATTCAGAACCGGGCCAACGTCCGGTTCTGGTCGACGGCTGCGACACTATTCCAAAGCTGTTTCAGACCCGCTGCATGGCGCTGCGGGATCGCACGGCGCATCGCGAAAAAGACATGGGGATCTGGAAGTCCTTTTCCTGGACGACCTATTGGGAACAGTCCAAATGGATTGGTCTTGGGCTGGTCTCGCTGGGGCTGAGGCGCGGCGAAGTGGTTTCAATCCTAAGCGAAGATCGCCGGGAATGGCTTTATACGGATATGGGGGTGCAGGGCGTCGGAGGCATCGCCTCAGGTGTCTATACTACCGATTCTGCTTCGCAGTTGGCCTATCTGGTCAATGACAGCGGCAGCCGGTTCCTGTTTGTTGAAAATGATGAGCAGCTGGACAAATACCTGGAGATCGCCGACCAAGTGCCTGACCTCGCCAAGGTGATCATTTATGATCGCGATGGCTTGCATGATCTGCAGCAGGATAAATGTATGTTTATCGAAGATCTGATTGCGCTTGGGAAAGCCTATGAGGCCAAGATTCCAGGCGCATTTGAGGTGGAGATTGCAAAGTCCAGGCCAGAAGATACAGCCATGCTGATCTATACTTCAGGCACCACCGGCATGCCAAAAGGCGCCATGTTGGGGCATGAGAACATTATGGCGTCGATAGAGGCTGGCGCCCGGGCTCTGGCTGTTGATCCAGAGGATGAGCAGCTGTGCTTCCTGCCGCTCTGCCACATCCTGGAACGCAATGTGTCGGTCTATTTCCCGCTTGCGGCCTCGAGCACGGTGAATTTTGCCGAAAGCCCGGAAACGGTTTTTGACAATATGCAGGAGGTCTCGCCGGCGACGTTTTTTGCGGTGCCACGGGTTTGGGAAAAGATCTATTCGCGGGTGCTGGTCCTGGCACAGGAAGCCACGCCAATGGGGCGTTGGGCCTTTCAGCAGGCGATGAAGGCCGGTCAGGCGCGGGCAGAATATGTGATGGTTGGCAAAGAGCCGCCCGCAGGTGTCGCGGCGTCTTATGCCTTTTGGGACTTCATGGTTCTGCGCAATCTGCGCCGGATGCTGGGCATGGATAAAATGCGCCGGGGCGGCACCGGGGCGGCACCGATCTCACCCGAGTTGCTGAAATGGTACTGGTCCATTGGTGTGCCGCTGATCGAGGGCTACGGCATGACGGAAAACGCCGGCATTGCCACCATCAATACGCTGGAACACAATATGCCCGGCTCGGTTGGTCGGCCGGTGCCCGGCGTTGGTTTGCGGATTGCAGAGGATGGCGAAATTCAGACCCTCGGGCTGAACAACTTTCAGGGATACTGGCGCAACAATGAAAAAACCGCCGAGACCTTTACCGCTGACGGCTGGTTGCGCACCGGGGATGTCGGTCGGGTTGACGAGGCCGGTAATCTGACCATTACTGGCCGGATCAAGGACATCATCATCACGGCGGGTGGCAAGAACATCACCCCGGCCGAAATCGAAAGCCGGTTGAAGTTCAGCCATTATATCGCGGATGCGGTGGTGATTGGGGATGGCCGCAAATATCTCAGCTGTCTGATCATGATTGATCAGGAAAATGTTGAAAAATTGGCCCAGGACAGGAAGATACCATTTAGTGATTTTGCGTCGCTCTGCGCTGCCGAGGAGGTGCTGGCGCAGATTGGCAAGGAGGTCGAAGCGGTGAACAAGGACTTTGCCCGGGTGGAACAGATCAAAGATTTCCGTCTGATCAATGTCCTGTTGACCGCCGAAGACGACGAGCTGACGGCGACGATGAAGTTGAAACGCGGTTTTGTGGAGAAGAAGCATAAGGCACTGATCGACGACATGTATTGA
- a CDS encoding ABC transporter substrate-binding protein — translation MKKLTSKLMAGTLMAGALALTAGSAVQADSQGVTDSEVVFGSVNDLSGIFAAVGVPATNGANLRFEEANAAGGVHGRQIRFVVEDNGYQIPRAMQGYNKLLNRDKVFGMLLSLGTPMNIAGFKLLDPKGIPNIGPLSSARQMLQEPVDNKFIGFSSYYDQVDAGVTYLAAEFDAKEVCSMYIPSDFGKEIQESAVATAEKLGLTYAAETSHKPDELDFVGSLTKLKAAGCDVIAMALGVRQGITVVGTAKKLGWTDVKFLNTSAGFLDVVAAVPGGVTEGLYAAAGWVDLIARAEDEVPAKFIADYEAKFGQPAGGFAMLGYSAADTVVRALEAAGQDLTQESFVKGMETLAYFDALTDTQISYSADDHRGADDIVISVVEAGKWKELSRQ, via the coding sequence ATGAAGAAACTTACATCCAAGCTTATGGCGGGCACGCTGATGGCCGGCGCACTGGCTTTGACCGCAGGCTCTGCGGTACAGGCTGACAGCCAGGGCGTGACCGATAGCGAAGTGGTATTTGGCTCGGTCAATGACCTGAGCGGCATCTTTGCTGCCGTGGGCGTACCAGCCACCAATGGGGCGAACCTGCGCTTTGAAGAAGCCAATGCGGCGGGTGGTGTACATGGTCGCCAGATCCGTTTTGTTGTGGAGGATAACGGCTATCAGATCCCCCGTGCGATGCAGGGCTACAACAAGCTTCTGAACCGCGACAAGGTTTTTGGCATGTTGCTGTCTTTGGGCACCCCGATGAACATTGCCGGTTTCAAGCTGTTGGACCCCAAGGGCATTCCAAACATTGGGCCGCTGTCCTCGGCGCGTCAGATGCTGCAGGAACCTGTCGACAACAAGTTCATTGGTTTTTCCAGCTACTATGATCAGGTGGATGCCGGTGTGACCTATCTGGCAGCAGAATTTGACGCCAAAGAAGTCTGTAGCATGTATATTCCTTCGGATTTTGGCAAAGAAATCCAGGAAAGTGCAGTGGCCACGGCTGAAAAACTGGGCCTGACCTACGCGGCTGAGACCAGCCACAAACCAGACGAGCTGGATTTTGTCGGCTCTTTGACCAAGTTGAAAGCGGCTGGATGTGACGTTATTGCCATGGCCCTGGGCGTGCGCCAGGGGATCACTGTGGTTGGTACCGCCAAAAAGCTGGGCTGGACCGACGTCAAATTCCTCAATACCTCAGCAGGTTTCCTTGATGTTGTTGCCGCTGTTCCAGGTGGTGTCACCGAAGGGCTTTATGCCGCTGCTGGTTGGGTGGATCTCATTGCCCGCGCCGAGGACGAAGTTCCGGCCAAGTTTATCGCGGATTATGAGGCCAAGTTCGGTCAGCCCGCTGGTGGATTTGCCATGCTGGGGTATTCAGCTGCGGATACTGTTGTGCGCGCCCTCGAAGCCGCAGGCCAGGATCTGACACAGGAATCCTTTGTCAAAGGCATGGAGACTCTTGCGTATTTTGATGCCCTCACCGACACGCAGATCTCCTACAGTGCGGATGATCACCGGGGTGCCGATGATATCGTGATTTCGGTTGTCGAAGCAGGTAAGTGGAAAGAGCTGAGCCGCCAATAA
- a CDS encoding MBL fold metallo-hydrolase: MTVKRREFIAGLSAGLSAGLMVPAASWATSGMSGQLTLGEMQVTTLSDGHLTLPRSMLFAGLDPDAVDQILQAGGIAAGPIHPPLNVTLLRHAGRVVLFDAGSGPGFQSTAGQLTAALDAAGVALEEVSHVVFTHCHPDHLWGVLDDFDDPLFPNAQYLMGEAEWDYWFDPNTASTISGDRASMAVGARRRLEVMEERLSRFDDGQEILPGVAAHASYGHTPGHMSFELRDGQQSVLIGGDAIGNHHVSFAQPDWAIGTDQDADLAAKTRLRLLDMLAHDQMQLIGYHLPKGGIGRVESAQTGYRFIPALGE; the protein is encoded by the coding sequence ATGACAGTGAAACGTCGAGAATTTATCGCAGGCCTGTCTGCTGGCCTGTCTGCCGGGCTGATGGTGCCAGCAGCCAGTTGGGCAACGTCAGGGATGTCCGGGCAGCTTACGCTTGGAGAAATGCAAGTGACCACCCTGTCGGATGGCCATTTGACCCTGCCGCGCTCGATGCTCTTTGCCGGATTGGACCCCGATGCCGTGGACCAGATCCTCCAGGCGGGCGGGATAGCTGCGGGACCGATACATCCGCCACTCAACGTGACTTTGTTGCGCCATGCGGGGCGGGTGGTGCTGTTTGATGCAGGCTCTGGTCCGGGGTTCCAAAGCACCGCTGGGCAATTGACTGCGGCGCTGGACGCGGCAGGGGTCGCCCTGGAAGAGGTCAGCCACGTTGTCTTTACCCATTGTCACCCGGACCATCTGTGGGGCGTTCTGGATGATTTTGATGACCCCCTGTTTCCCAATGCGCAATATCTGATGGGAGAGGCCGAATGGGACTATTGGTTTGACCCCAACACAGCCTCGACGATTTCCGGGGATCGCGCCTCTATGGCGGTGGGTGCACGCCGCCGTCTGGAAGTCATGGAAGAGCGTCTCAGCAGATTTGACGATGGCCAGGAGATCCTGCCTGGCGTGGCAGCCCATGCGAGCTATGGGCATACGCCGGGGCATATGTCGTTTGAGCTGCGTGATGGGCAGCAAAGCGTCCTCATCGGAGGAGATGCAATTGGCAATCACCACGTGAGCTTTGCCCAGCCGGACTGGGCCATTGGCACGGATCAGGATGCCGATCTTGCGGCAAAAACGCGTCTCCGGCTGCTGGACATGCTGGCGCATGATCAGATGCAGCTGATTGGCTATCATTTACCAAAGGGTGGTATTGGCCGGGTTGAAAGCGCGCAGACCGGTTATCGCTTTATTCCCGCTTTAGGAGAGTAG
- a CDS encoding transcriptional regulator has product MSILLRIGQFGAFNVALGDGTPISLGAKHQALLALLCMAESGVRTRAFLEQTLWSLAQPEQAKASLRTALSTLRRHLGPMIAPVISANRERVMLDLSRVSFEECAREAEFMEGFELPYEANFARWLQHTRIEIGRSSNRNGKPRQQERRPRPESLLPLIAVLPFVQWAPGEDASPLGSLIAEELSRSLSRSQAFTVTSYLASRQFDLARVRPSEVSAVAGVKYLVSGSVRANGQVMSTEIELHDAEREQVIWSRHFEGPLPDLLAGRSEALCAATQQIGQTLVGEAVRIAAFKPLPSLEGHMLLMAAISMMQEMTPDRFGRAREILKVLLDRDPKHPLVLTWMGFWHVLRVQKGFSTDRQMDAGLASQYAGAALAADPCFSLAHTLKGAISSHLLFDFDMAQDSYDLALKDNPNEALAVLLKGATWAYQGRPLEAVELTDAARRLTPLGPQKYYFDSVSASANLSAHNYDRAIELAERSLEANAAYPASLRTKAIALQLSGRLGEARKAVQNLMATSPKFNLAQYHREHPGGASLEGNEWADALKQAGVPA; this is encoded by the coding sequence ATGAGTATTCTGCTTCGTATCGGTCAATTTGGAGCCTTTAATGTAGCCTTGGGCGATGGGACACCTATCTCGTTAGGAGCAAAGCATCAGGCGCTTTTGGCCCTGTTGTGCATGGCAGAATCGGGGGTCCGTACGCGCGCTTTTCTAGAGCAGACCCTGTGGAGTTTGGCCCAGCCCGAACAGGCCAAAGCCAGCCTCAGAACCGCCTTGTCAACGCTCAGGCGCCATTTGGGACCCATGATCGCCCCGGTTATCAGTGCCAATAGGGAAAGGGTGATGTTAGACCTGAGCAGGGTGTCCTTTGAGGAATGCGCGCGCGAGGCCGAATTCATGGAGGGGTTTGAACTGCCCTATGAGGCAAATTTTGCCAGGTGGCTGCAACACACCCGGATCGAGATCGGGCGAAGCTCTAACCGCAATGGCAAGCCTCGCCAGCAGGAACGACGCCCACGGCCCGAGAGCCTTTTGCCGCTGATTGCGGTGCTTCCCTTTGTGCAATGGGCGCCGGGTGAAGATGCCTCCCCGCTGGGGTCACTGATTGCAGAGGAGCTGTCGCGCAGTCTGTCGCGCAGTCAGGCCTTTACCGTCACCTCATATTTGGCATCCCGTCAGTTTGATTTGGCCCGGGTGCGCCCATCAGAGGTTTCGGCTGTCGCTGGGGTGAAATACTTGGTCTCCGGCTCTGTGCGGGCAAATGGGCAGGTCATGTCCACCGAGATCGAGCTCCACGATGCCGAGCGGGAACAGGTGATCTGGTCCCGGCACTTTGAGGGGCCATTGCCGGATTTGTTGGCCGGTCGCAGCGAAGCTCTTTGTGCCGCGACCCAGCAGATTGGCCAGACCCTGGTTGGAGAGGCGGTTCGGATCGCGGCTTTTAAACCGCTCCCCAGTCTCGAAGGACATATGCTCTTGATGGCTGCGATCTCGATGATGCAGGAGATGACGCCTGACCGCTTTGGACGCGCCCGTGAAATTCTGAAGGTTCTGCTCGACCGGGATCCCAAACACCCCCTGGTGCTGACCTGGATGGGTTTTTGGCATGTGCTGCGGGTTCAGAAAGGCTTTTCCACTGATCGTCAGATGGATGCGGGGCTGGCCAGCCAATATGCCGGTGCCGCGCTTGCGGCCGATCCCTGTTTTTCGTTGGCGCATACGCTTAAGGGGGCGATTTCCAGTCATCTGCTTTTTGATTTTGACATGGCGCAGGACTCCTATGATCTGGCGTTAAAGGATAACCCAAACGAAGCTTTGGCAGTTTTGCTGAAGGGGGCGACCTGGGCCTATCAGGGACGCCCGCTCGAGGCGGTTGAACTCACCGATGCGGCAAGGCGGCTTACGCCTCTGGGACCGCAAAAATATTATTTCGACTCGGTCTCCGCCTCCGCCAATCTGTCCGCCCATAACTATGACCGCGCCATTGAGCTGGCAGAGCGATCGCTGGAAGCCAATGCAGCCTATCCTGCCAGTCTCCGGACCAAGGCGATCGCTCTACAGCTCTCTGGTCGCTTGGGAGAGGCGCGCAAGGCGGTTCAGAACCTTATGGCCACCTCACCAAAGTTCAACCTGGCCCAGTACCACCGGGAACATCCGGGCGGCGCCTCTCTGGAAGGCAACGAATGGGCTGATGCCTTGAAACAAGCTGGTGTTCCGGCCTGA